The sequence ATCTTCAACTTTGCAAGCTTCTGAAGCTAACAGTTCATCCGTAACATAGTCTCTTTCCTCCCCGATTCCGATAGTCCAGTTCTCTCCTATTTTCCCTTTCGGAAATAGCGTCTTCCCTTCAATTTCGTTTTCCAGAATAGGAGGAAGATAAGGATTCACCTCTTGGCTCGATAATTCACTCTTTGTTTCGTCtgtgaactgcacctttgcctCTTTGGTATGGGAAAGGTTTGGGAAAGAGACTGTTTTTACGTTATGCTTTTGTTTGGGGGCTTCGTTTTGTTTAGCATTCAAAACAATTTGTGGTAAAACGAGATCACTCTGTTTTTGTTGCTTGATGAAAACTGCTTCCCTTGGTCGAAGATAAATAGGTTGACCTTTAATCTCTGTCACAAATGTCTTAGATGAAGCATTCGCGAAAGAAATTGATTCCAAAGATTCCCTTTGAAGACTTGGTATAGATGGGTTGATTCCCCAGCGAAGTGGTCTGTTAACCAGCGGTCTGGACGACCCAAGTAAATTGTCAATATACGAATAACCAACTCCTGTAGTCATGTGCCTTTGACGGACAGCATCGCTAGAGAGCTTCTTGAAATGCTCGCGCGTTGGAGGCCGCTGGTGCGGATCCGCGGAATTCTGTGATAGTCTTTCAACCTCCAGAACTCTTTCATTAATCTTTTGAAGCTTTCTCTCGTAATTTCGCATTTGAGCGTTTAAACTTTTGACTTGCAAGAGCTTCTCTCTGTTCAGACGATCGATTTGACTCTGAAGTATCCTTTCGCTTCTAAAATTCATCTTCGCAACATATTGTTCTTCATTGTGATGAAGGTGTCTTGTTGCCTTAGCCATAATTGATTATCTAAAAGCTTGGCTCACATTAGTGAATGGCGTAGAAACCGATGCTAGCTGATTGCCTATTACTCAGTGATGAAAAATGCACTGACTGGTTGAAACGTGACATCATACAAAATACCCCACATTCCACACAAAGTATTTATTACAGAGCGCACTTCCAAACCAAACAACGAAATAATATCGATACCCCGTGTAAACAGACGAGCCTTTGTGTTGCCTCATTGGAGCATAACCGACTGTCCATTTGAAATTGTTCCAAACCGTTATATTATGACCAACTAATGGTAGAATGAAAAAAGGTTCAAAGAAATAATAAGCAAGTATTTTAATAAATGAGACGACCAAGATGTAGCCACTTTACAGAGCTACATGCATGAGTGATTGTTTGAAAATAGATCACGTGACTTGTAAGTCATGCTATGTATTAACGAGCGAGACTGGGATAGAGTCATTTTAACATGTGGCGAGTCTTCCTGCTTGTGAAAGTTTCAAGAAGAA is a genomic window of Acropora muricata isolate sample 2 chromosome 8, ASM3666990v1, whole genome shotgun sequence containing:
- the LOC136924941 gene encoding uncharacterized protein, with amino-acid sequence MAKATRHLHHNEEQYVAKMNFRSERILQSQIDRLNREKLLQVKSLNAQMRNYERKLQKINERVLEVERLSQNSADPHQRPPTREHFKKLSSDAVRQRHMTTGVGYSYIDNLLGSSRPLVNRPLRWGINPSIPSLQRESLESISFANASSKTFVTEIKGQPIYLRPREAVFIKQQKQSDLVLPQIVLNAKQNEAPKQKHNVKTVSFPNLSHTKEAKVQFTDETKSELSSQEVNPYLPPILENEIEGKTLFPKGKIGENWTIGIGEERDYVTDELLASEACKVEDFNSKNTIENRETEKIRIKSPENGLSLGTPGVEQFTRSSETLTTEKEELETAGQHDSENKVCPPLYKLHSRRFSL